A genomic region of Roseateles amylovorans contains the following coding sequences:
- a CDS encoding phage tail protein yields MAELRDRPYVQFNFLVDLGDGNTEGPQAGFQELSGIGMEVTVSEYRTGNARENSVMKITGMNKSTDVTMKRGVIGSLNLYRWLDQIRNGDQNAMRTVTIHLQSEDHTQIVQTWKLLRARITKHTSGPFNAKGTDVAMEELVLAYERLEME; encoded by the coding sequence ATGGCCGAATTGCGTGACCGACCCTATGTGCAGTTCAACTTCCTCGTCGACCTGGGCGACGGCAATACCGAAGGCCCGCAGGCCGGCTTCCAGGAGCTGAGCGGCATCGGCATGGAAGTCACCGTCTCCGAATACCGGACCGGCAATGCCCGCGAAAACTCGGTGATGAAGATCACCGGCATGAACAAGTCGACTGACGTCACCATGAAACGCGGCGTGATCGGCTCGCTCAACCTCTACCGCTGGCTCGACCAGATCCGCAACGGCGACCAGAACGCGATGCGGACCGTCACCATCCATCTGCAGAGCGAGGACCACACCCAGATCGTGCAGACCTGGAAGCTGCTGCGGGCCCGCATCACCAAGCACACCAGCGGACCGTTCAATGCCAAGGGCACCGACGTGGCCATGGAAGAACTCGTGCTGGCCTACGAGCGGCTGGAAATGGAGTGA